A genomic region of Persephonella marina EX-H1 contains the following coding sequences:
- the lpxK gene encoding tetraacyldisaccharide 4'-kinase, producing the protein MLLRILSYVYGAGAYLRRELYEKGVLKTKKLPRPVISIGNLSVGGTGKTPLTIYTARKLIEKGFNVCVLSRGYKRESKGTVVVSDGNNIFVNWRESGDEAFLIARNGIPVVVSSSRYEAGMKALNSMDVDVFLLDDGFQHFQLHRDIDIITVDATKPFWEDRLLPEGRLREPPEFYRYADIIVVSKIFSIDEIKKKKIIEKLDSFGKPYFLSTEKMNSLTDGKRIYSLEFLKGKKVGIFSGLGNNRQFFDAIKDLSERYSFEIVEFISFPDHYDYTDLRLDKKADIWLTTEKDLIKIEKNESIFALKYSIDLRPDYMDMIIGRLK; encoded by the coding sequence ATGCTTTTGAGAATTCTGTCGTATGTTTACGGAGCCGGTGCTTACCTCAGGAGAGAACTGTATGAAAAGGGAGTTTTAAAAACAAAAAAACTTCCCCGTCCTGTTATCTCTATCGGAAATCTGTCTGTTGGTGGAACGGGAAAGACTCCTCTTACAATATACACAGCCAGAAAGCTTATCGAAAAGGGGTTTAATGTCTGTGTTCTTTCAAGGGGCTACAAAAGAGAGTCAAAGGGAACAGTAGTTGTATCGGATGGTAATAATATCTTTGTAAACTGGAGGGAGTCTGGGGATGAGGCATTCCTGATAGCCAGAAACGGTATTCCTGTTGTTGTCTCATCATCAAGGTATGAAGCCGGTATGAAGGCTTTAAACTCAATGGATGTTGATGTATTTTTGCTTGATGATGGGTTTCAACATTTTCAGCTCCACAGGGATATAGACATCATCACTGTGGATGCTACAAAACCTTTCTGGGAGGACAGGCTACTACCTGAGGGAAGACTGAGAGAGCCACCGGAGTTCTACAGATATGCAGATATTATAGTTGTGAGCAAGATCTTCTCTATTGATGAGATAAAGAAGAAAAAAATCATTGAAAAACTTGACAGTTTTGGAAAGCCATATTTTTTATCAACTGAAAAGATGAACTCTCTCACAGACGGTAAGAGAATATACAGTCTTGAGTTTCTAAAAGGTAAAAAAGTTGGTATTTTTTCAGGACTTGGCAACAACAGGCAGTTTTTTGATGCTATAAAGGATCTGTCTGAAAGGTACAGCTTTGAGATTGTAGAGTTTATATCCTTTCCTGACCATTACGATTACACTGATCTGAGACTTGATAAAAAGGCTGATATATGGCTTACAACTGAGAAGGATCTTATAAAGATAGAAAAAAACGAGAGTATATTTGCTTTAAAGTACAGTATTGATCTGAGACCGG